In Channa argus isolate prfri chromosome 15, Channa argus male v1.0, whole genome shotgun sequence, the DNA window CCCATCAGCgtctttttctactttttgtttCCCTGTAAAAAACCTTGTTTTCCATGTAAAGGCCTTCTGGGAATACAGAAACTTGCTAACTAGAAATCATACCAGACAAAATATTTGCgataaaacaaaaaggcatgTCACCCTTCACTGCAACAGCACAGATGTGTCTCTTTTATATGACAGTTCTAAAGTGTAATGTTACTGCCACTGCACCCTTTCAGCTCTTGCATGGACATCAATATTCAACAGATAATCCTACACCAACTCAAACAGATGTCCTCCAATTGACGAGCAGGCACCTGAAGAAACTAGTTTGCAGGACACCGAGTATACAGTTACTCTATAATGGAAGTGTAAATACACTAATGAGCCTGCCCACACGTGACAGAAACCCACTGATGAAAAACACAGGCAGCCTCCACTTatttcacacccacacacacacatacaactaATGTCAATCGTTTCTGAATGGAAGGCAACCTAATAGCATTTACTCCCGAATTCGCTCTCACAGGATCCACACAGTTCTTTTCCACACTTGTAAAGCCACATTAGCAAAGCATAATGTCTCTCTAGGTATTACCGGACATACTaagttcttttttaatttcaatgtcCCACACACAATTTTATCTTTATATAAAGTCTAAAAAGCactcttttaaaacatttctgcagaTTCATAAAACAACACCATGACTTCAGCTTAGTAACAGGATTTCTATTCGTAATCAGCTGAAATGTTTCTTGCTATATAGTGCCCACAAGACACACAGGATGAGAATTTAGTAATACCCTCTATATCAATTTGAAGACACTGTATTCCTagtaagaaaaacaattttacagaGGAAGCAGGCTCAGCCTAGATAAATGTGGGGAAAGGCCTAAGaggaaaacataaacatatctaATTTACTTAATGATTTCAGTTGATCCAAAACTATGTAGCCCAATCAGCAACAGAGATGTGAATAAGCCAAAGAGAAGTGAAAGAGGGTAAGTGAGGAATGTGTTTGTTAGGGGCGGggctgcaaaagaaaagagatCTTCAAGAGCAATAGGCATTTGAAGGAGAGAAGTGGATTCTTGGTAGCACTGTTTGGTTTCTGTGGATCTGTATTCCAGTGTTGCAGTGGactaaagcagaaaaacagagaaaattaaaatagtGAAATGGATGCAAAGCatatggctaaaaaaaaaaaagctgtttaccTCAAACTCTTCATATAAGCTTGACTATGAAGCAGTGCAGACttggaaaaaataaagcttcTCCAATGGAAAGCTAAACGGACTTGGAGCTTCCACTATGTAACAAAAGCAGGCGTGAGAAATATGGGACAAAGGCGTGAGACATGGTTAACCTGGGCAGGCCCAGGCCATGTTCGTGGGAGTGGAAAAGCTCTACTTGTGATGGCTACAGCCAGGCAGGAGCTGATGTATGCAGGTCACAGGAAGGCTGAGTTGCGTAGGAACAACTCCCAAAGGGACCTGTGTGTTGTGTTACCGGGAGCTCAAGGATGCTTCCCTCCTTTAGTTTATGAACAGCAGAAGCCAGCAGCACATTGCTACAGTCCATACCCACACATACAGATGGCTTCACAGCAACCCATGAGTGGTGGGACATATGGTGTTGAAAAGGAGACTTTGTAATCATCATGTTTTGCTCATTTAAGCAAAAAGTAGTTGTTCCAGTTATTGTGCTTCTGCTGTTTTGGACACAGGTAACAAAAAAATCTGAGGCTGACACAGTCGTCCCCTTTTTATAAGCTACTTTTTATTCCTCTCCTCAGGGGAACATGCCATTTCCAGCTTGCAGCATGCAGAGAGCCAGGGCCACAAGCCCATTGTCTATGTGACTCAGCCGGCTTTGGGGgtgcatgtctctgtgtttgtgtgtacttgaGCTTTGGTGCTGCACGGCTCAAACACCCACGTCCTGCTGTGTGAACCCAGCGCCACCTGTCGCTCACTTTGGCACAGCCCGTGCCATCCACACGTCATCTGTGGGAAAAGCGTTTTAGGCATCTCCAGACTTCTGTGTTTTTGCGTAGAGCTAAATCAAAATTGGAAATTCTATCAGCTCACAAAGGCAACatattaacccccccccccgagTTAATTTTAATTCAGATTTGCCAGATAGTAGGAACAAGCTGGAAAGCATGGAGAATGAATCTGAAATCATTGCTTAGCTTATGTGACCAATGCAATGATTACTTGTtagcattttataaaaatactcTTTTTCTTGATAATTCTAGGTAATTGCCTTAGTCCAGCTGCCAACTTGATTGACTCAGACTGTGACATTAGCCACTGGTTAGTGTTCTCTGTGGTCACTTATCTGTGAGTTGAGTGCCACCTACTGTCTGTGCTGCAATGTTGCTTTGCAAATAAAACCACAACTTTCCAAATTTGGtgatttaggtttttatttaaactcaaCTGTTACGTATTCCTTTATATGTTAAACATATTCTCTTGTATCTTAAACTagattaacaatttaaaaaacaaaaaaagaaaagcgtATAAAAAGTTGACCATTTGGAAATACACGATTTTCTCAGCATGATGACAAAATTGTGAGTACAGCACTTCACAGCAAGAAACATTACAGAAACATGATTAACTCAAAATCTTATTTTTTCAACCTGACAGTCAAAGTAATATATGGCATCAAACACTAAATAGAGCCAACAACGGTTTTTCACCTAAATTATTGATTCgacaacaaatgtattaaattaccACTTTATTAGAAACACATGTTTAATTTAGTCCAGCAATTAACCTTACAATTGTAAGCATTAGTATTATAGTGTTACTGACAGTATCAGAGTGTTATGATTCTTCTTGGCATTGCAGTAGCCTCATAAACTGGTAACTAATTCTAATACTTTACATTCTACAGTCTTTAGTCGGGTTCAGAGTCCAGTACTATAGCAGGAAAGCACTCCCCTCCTTCACCCAGCAGGGAGTACATGTCTCTCAGGAGACTGGGTTTGGGACATCCGGGTCCAGGCAGTATAAGAAAGAGTTGGGGAAATAGAGTATCCAACAGAGCCTataaaatagaagaaaacaaaaaaacaaaaacaaaataaaaacagctacTGTATTTCTTAGTGCGTATTTAGTACTACTCAGGAGAACACAGTCAAATTAAACAGAATGATTAAGTGGCTTATGTATTCATAATTTATTAAGGGGATAAAAAAGACAACTGTTACCTGCTCAAGGTAAATCTCTTGCTGTAGCAGTGCCACTCGCATTCTCAGATTCTCCAACTTAAGGAGCTCTGCCTCTGTTGTGTAGTTTATAGTTATGGGCAGAGATGCTATCATTGCATCTCCCCACGCACCACTTGCCCCACTGGGGCAAAGACAGCCTCCATCTGGCCTCCATCGATCCCATGCTTCCCACTCTGAAGGAAAAGGTGGTTATTTTAAGAGTGTGAGGGGGAGCAACCGAAccctaaatgtttttctgctctgctgcctcAGCCTTAAAGGGCTAAGCCCGGGTCCAGCCACATCAGGATAGATAACTTAAAAACGCCAGCCTAACAGAGTCGGGGGTCTATTGAGGGAAAGGAAACTACTGAATTGGCACTGCGGTTTTACtaaggctgttttcattttccacaCACCAAAATGGAGAGGCTGCATTGCCTCATTAGCACGATACATTCATTCCAACCTCTTTTAATTCAACAAACAATAAATCCCTCTGTGGAAATGATAACactctaaaataaaacactttctgAATCTTGGAAGTGAGATCCTAGATTAGATGCACATGGTCACAACACCAGAGGGAGGTGTGTGAGCTAAACAGGAAATTAGAAATTACTGCAATTTTCTTTCTCACAGTCACTTTAGCAACATACTTCTTCTGCATTGGAGCTATAACTGTAAAATGAAATCTCCCTCCGTGTAGGTGATATGGTCATTTGtgaatggaaaatattattgttGAAGCTAATCGAAATTATACCATGTTAGATAATGTAGGAATAATTTAATTATGTCAAGAACACAGGTTCATGACATCACCAATGTCCTGCAACAATGTgacacacagtttttttatttctctgctcaTACACACCAGCACAAACATAAAGTCAGGCTgacatgtactgtgtgtgtcaaAGGGAAGCTGGATTCATACCTTGTTTCACTTTGTCTGCAAAACTGTGGATCTCAGCTACTGTCATCTGCAATCTTTCTAGTGTCAGGTGGGAATCATAGTCACTTAACCTTCCACCTATAGAGAAGTacataatcaaataaattaaaattacaatgttGCAACATTACTCCAAAGGCATGAGAAGTTATTCAGTTGAACTGCAATATGTTAATTATTCTCATGCCTACAAACACTGCTACAATTCCACATAAATCTCACATGTTTAGTCCAGGGTCTTGAGCATCACAGGTGAAGTAAAGGCCCAGCACTCTATTATCCATTTCTGTAGCTTCACAGAGACCCTTCCTGCCAACTCCCTGTGTAGCTTCTTCCCAAATTACCATCTTCTCACCCACATGCTTGTGTCATCAATCTACTTTATCTGTCCTCATCCTTCTACTCctaatttgtttgtctgtgggtattatatttaggtttttacCCAGTTCTGTGGCCACGTCAGGGTTGTGTTTGGCCAGCAGCTCCTTTGTCTGGCAGTGCTGGGTGAGGTCATGCCCTTGGTGAATCAGCCTGTTGACCAGAAGCCTGACGTGGTCTGGACTACCACACGGCCAATCCTCGGGGAACTAGACAGTTAGAAAGACAGGTCATGGCCGGCACACTGAATACTAAGAatgtttgaatgaataaaactatatatttaaaactataGATTTGCTCTGACAATTTCCTATTAGCTGGGTCTTCTCATAAGCTGTTAAATTCTAATGTATTATTCAGCATTCCAAAGCATGGAAAACATGCTTCTGAGTCCCCTTCTGATGTAATTCACTAGAAAAAGGAAGGATACCATAGCTCTCATCCTCTCCATAAAGTAACTCCTCCCAGGCACAGGGTTCCTTTGAAGGGCAATAATTTTTTCCCACAACCTGAGGGTAATAAAGAGGAGGAAACTTAGTGCTAGAAACATGAAATTCAGTGTAATAGTCTTACAAAGGACTGATTCTGTCAACCTGTTTTGCTTGGTCCTAAGAGATTTCCATTTGACTTTCTGCTCAGATGATGTCCTGTTCAaaacaaaggtgaaaaaaataataaaaattccaAATAAttgccagcacacacacatccatgtcCTGATATTAACTccatgtttaaagtaaaaataattagaataaacaataaaaaggagCAGATAATGTATAAATGCATTTAAGATAAAATTAtagttgcaaaaaaattaaaaatattcaaactaGTTGTAGAAAAACATACCCACTGTGTTGAAGCACACTGTGAGTGCCAGACTTATATTTGTGTGAAAAAGGCACCGTTTTGTTTGTAGAAGGAATGGACACAGACGTAACTTTGCCCAAGTCGCTGCCATTCAAAACAGTGTCTCTTATAGTTGTGCGTTGGGAGTCCAATGTTAGGATGTGATCAAAAGTACCAGAAGCCAAGTCAGCCAATTTCTTAGCTGCCTGGTGCTGCACAAAACCAGCTGATGAGACAGGATAGTTCTGGATTATTATTCTATAGTCTGTGGTTTTGGACTTTCCTAGATTGTAGTTTGCTGACTTTCCTGACCCTAGTGTTGAGGATCCTGATTTATGCCATTTTTGGTCAAGGTGGGTTGATTTAGAGCTGGAACGGATGGTTGTTTGTCTCCCTTTAGGCAGTGCAGATGACAGTGTTACATCTTTGGATGAGCCACTTGTAGCACCTGGTTCCTTTCGAAATCCatgctgtttgtctttgttgggGTCTTTTACAGAAACTCTCAAACCAGTGCGGACACGAAGGGCTTTTTCCAGTGCTTGTTCGAGCAATTCTATTTCTTCCTTCTCCAGTGGTGAGGTATCTGTGTCTAAAGATAATGGCATTCAAACATGGTTGAGTTATTTTTTCTACCTCAGCTTTGTACCTTAACCAGAAACAttgtcattttacaaaataaataaaacatggagcACTAACATGTAGTCAGTTAAGATTACACACAGCTCATTTACAACATTCAAAAACGTAATAATTAAGTAGGACTTGAGAGGCATTAAagtgacacagctgctgttatcTATCATTCTTTACTATCCAAAAATGCTAAACTGAATTTTATAACATGTAATAAAATTGTTACAgagattttctttcttcatacAGAGTGacaatgtgaacatttaaatacacCATTGAGGCTAATTTTCTTCaacaagacaaaagaaatacttttttaaaaattacctCTAGCGGTATTATCTGCACATTCTGGTCTCTCAGAGCCAGTCTTGGATTGTGCTGATCTGTTGGGAAACAAACCCATGTGAATTTCATTAACAAGCAAGTCGCAAATATGTATAAAAGCTGCCATTTTGTTAATATTGGGTAAGAGTTAGATTTTGACACTATAGATACATACACCCCTTTGAGCCCAATTATAAAAGTCATAAGTAACTATAGTTTAGTTGATACAAATCTTCTATATAACCACAACATCTAAACAATTATAGAGCTGACAAAAGTTATCTCTGGTAGATATACAGTAACTATGTAACAGTGACACTTATTTCTGATTATGAATtggattatttgattatttatcTAATTAACATTAAGTAATAggatattttgaaattattttacatttttgaaaggaCCTTCActtcattttctgtaaatgcAACGcataaactgtatttaaaaaatgtattgggTAAAGATTACTCCTTAGAGTAAGTACAGCATTAGTGCAGTCACCACAGACAAAGGGAAACATACTTGGCGCTGTAaaaggcactgctgggattcgaacccaggatctcctgtttactagacaggcgctttaaccaactaagccacagcgccggGTGATGGCCATCGTCACAAGAGTTCAACTTATACAAAGAATCAACGATGTTCGCATTATTTCACATGGGCAACATATGCAGCTGTATAATAACTTTTTCGCTCCCTTACTTGGTTGCATGATTTTAAGACACGTTTGCCTTTGCATAAACTGGGGCTAAAACAACTTAACTGGGTCGAAATAGCATCACCAAACGCTATGAAGCTAAGCGCTATTAGCGTTGCCGATAACTTTATTCATGCATATAACTAGCGTCATAGGTTAACGTTAATTAACAACATACAACGCTAAATAACGTTGACTCTAGctactaattattttaaatgtattctgtaCTTAACTTCAAATGACTACATTTGCGTAAACTAAGATACATGATAACTAATTTAAAAGCTCTGTTACAACAGCAGGACTTGCTAGCGTTAATAATCAGATGTACCGTAACGTTACTTACAAGCTCTGTAGTATATCCCTGTAGAGCTGAATGCTGTCATTAATCTTGGCTTGTTCCGCTTTGTAAAGCTTGATGGTTCGCTCAACTATGGAGAGTAATGACATGTTGGTGGCTGAATGTCTCGATACACTCACTGTTCAGCCTAGACAACGCGTAACGCTACGAAGCAATGTTGAACTATCGGTGTAAACACTGAATTGTGGTTAGCATAGGTTCACTAAAATGGCACAACATTAACACGTGAGATACTTCTTTGGCTGACATCTTGACAACGGTTAAAAACAATTTAGCACTACCGGTTGCTCGTTCGTGCTAATGCCGCCAAATCAAAAATAACAAAGTCACATATCCCCATTCTTATTTCAAGATCGTAAACATTAGCATGACACCCATCTAACCTGTGTGACTAACATAACGTGCAAATAAacgtcttgtttgtttttttaaattacactaAGTTAGttcaacacagagaaaaactttGCAGCTCGACTTCCCAATAGCATTCATATCTCGCGAGAAGTGTCTTGATGCCAGGCCCAATGTGGCACTTATCATTTTGGTACCATAATTCGTGCAATACGCCCTCAAAAACAAAAGGCTAATTTGTACTGATTTTATGCAAGTGTGAAAACCTTGCCACCAGGGGAAAATATGAGGAATAAAAGAGTTAATCTAAATCTGCTTGCATCCTTTATAAATCAAGGCCTGCCCACACACTTGTCTCATAAATGTGCCACAATAGATTAGTTTGCCAGTTCCAAATTATTACTCTGAAGAgcacttattattattttaataaccgTCATAAAATTTTGTAATGAGAACCACCTATATAAATTTAATATTAGGCACCAATTTCCACTGACGACTATAAAAGAGatgtgtatttctttgtgtAGTGTTAGACAATGGAACTCCCTAGAAATACCTAAAggggctttaaaaaaatttcagatcaaaaaagatacagaaaaagaataaaaactatgAAGCTGACaactaaaagctgttttgaCTAGTAATTTACATAGATGGAATTAGagcttttcatattttgacttGTAAGTAAATAATTGTTGTTATAAGGAGAGCGAAACAGAAAGACCGTCTGTCtttattgtgcttttatgttttgAGTAAGAGGCAGATAATATATGATTTTCTTGTTCCTTCTCCTTGTCAGCCATGGAATATTTATGAGTAACTACAATGATGTTTTTTACAAATCAATTAGTTTTAGAGTTTAAATTGACACGAGTAGAACAGTAATGATTAGTTTCCCTAGTAGCCCATTCACAACAAATGGCTGCCTCATGCTTGAAggaagttattaaaaaatgcagaggggagtgaacacacacaggataTGAATACTTAATAACTGGCTAATTTGTTGTTGATATGCAGAATTATATTACAGCAAATTATCCAACAGGCCTCTGAGACAAATCTGTTTATGTACAGAGGGCATATTACAGACATATGATTTTCCTCACTGTAGCTTAGtggtatttttgtctgtgtacaGTCAAAACTGTTATATGTGATTTGTAAACTCACCAGTAGGGACAATGACACCCAATTTCAACTAAAGTAAGTTGATATCTCTGCAGATcaagtattgtatttttaattaaccaGAGTACTGCATCTGAATTAAATTCCTTTTACATAAACAATATCTGTTATGCTGTGCTTTTACAGCAAGGGTCCCTTTCGGGGCATTTTTTCCTTATCAAATGT includes these proteins:
- the LOC137100442 gene encoding tubulin epsilon and delta complex protein 2 — translated: MSLLSIVERTIKLYKAEQAKINDSIQLYRDILQSLSAQSKTGSERPECADNTARDTDTSPLEKEEIELLEQALEKALRVRTGLRVSVKDPNKDKQHGFRKEPGATSGSSKDVTLSSALPKGRQTTIRSSSKSTHLDQKWHKSGSSTLGSGKSANYNLGKSKTTDYRIIIQNYPVSSAGFVQHQAAKKLADLASGTFDHILTLDSQRTTIRDTVLNGSDLGKVTSVSIPSTNKTVPFSHKYKSGTHSVLQHSGTSSEQKVKWKSLRTKQNRLWEKIIALQRNPVPGRSYFMERMRAMFPEDWPCGSPDHVRLLVNRLIHQGHDLTQHCQTKELLAKHNPDVATELGGRLSDYDSHLTLERLQMTVAEIHSFADKVKQEWEAWDRWRPDGGCLCPSGASGAWGDAMIASLPITINYTTEAELLKLENLRMRVALLQQEIYLEQALLDTLFPQLFLILPGPGCPKPSLLRDMYSLLGEGGECFPAIVLDSEPD